The following coding sequences are from one Bifidobacterium sp. window:
- a CDS encoding DUF6466 family protein, which translates to MSTTTSNSKASAAKSKGPLALRLGLYVVAALVLIIGIIAACNAIALNTYNQATQSLVSNIKTAKKDTADLAMLKSSQEQTDSQFADAQALSAILLPTTNNTIKHNAETSRKLTALITSALKAQQSSTTSSDSNQAETDKKSTSSSTSGLSQEEREKVQELLKQNQATQTPTPSASSSSSNTSTSENVKPW; encoded by the coding sequence ATGAGCACAACAACCAGCAATAGCAAGGCTTCAGCCGCCAAGAGCAAAGGACCTTTAGCGCTCCGCTTGGGATTGTATGTTGTGGCTGCACTAGTGCTCATAATTGGCATAATTGCAGCGTGCAATGCCATTGCTCTCAACACGTATAACCAGGCTACACAAAGTCTTGTCAGCAATATCAAGACAGCGAAGAAAGACACAGCCGATTTGGCTATGCTAAAAAGCTCACAGGAACAGACGGATTCACAATTCGCTGATGCGCAGGCATTGTCAGCAATATTATTACCGACAACAAACAACACCATCAAGCATAATGCTGAAACCTCGCGCAAACTAACAGCGCTGATTACGTCAGCACTCAAAGCACAACAATCCTCAACCACATCCTCTGACAGTAATCAGGCCGAAACTGATAAAAAGAGCACTAGTTCATCAACTTCTGGTTTGTCTCAGGAGGAGCGAGAGAAAGTTCAAGAGCTCCTCAAGCAAAATCAGGCAACACAAACTCCTACTCCGAGTGCATCATCGTCATCAAGTAACACCAGCACAAGCGAGAACGTGAAGCCCTGGTAG
- a CDS encoding vWA domain-containing protein, whose protein sequence is MNSVLGNFTFAPALGWIPAIIICAALLVVAIVGIVLYRRRGTSSDTTVWACARRSAIALVLAVMTLTPSMVTSTTSKAVNATDVFIAVDVTGSMAVNDAHYDSDTTITRKDAAVQAIQSITKLYPDASFAGIRFGASGTLDVPLTPDSNAIDTWAQTLSTESTFASSGSNLDAPLDQLLIQLKAARTQHPDDALIVYYISDGEQTSTETRRSFSSLRQYLDDATTVGVGSSEGGKIPVTDSTGSSTGQQWVIDPSTKQPGISKMDSKNLKAIADEMSGRYIALDANHTLANSASAEASKQYRLTITPKERIVTAPLIWPFAIALTILLLWEAAAWLVTSRRML, encoded by the coding sequence ATGAACAGTGTGCTAGGAAATTTCACATTTGCCCCAGCTCTAGGTTGGATTCCAGCCATAATCATTTGTGCCGCATTACTTGTGGTAGCCATAGTAGGTATTGTGCTCTATCGACGTCGTGGCACCAGTTCAGATACCACGGTTTGGGCTTGCGCGCGCAGAAGCGCAATAGCTCTTGTACTCGCTGTTATGACACTCACGCCCAGTATGGTGACCAGCACCACTAGCAAGGCTGTGAACGCCACTGATGTGTTCATCGCTGTTGATGTCACGGGATCTATGGCTGTTAACGATGCCCACTACGATTCTGATACCACCATTACTCGTAAGGATGCAGCAGTTCAAGCTATACAAAGCATTACGAAGCTCTATCCTGATGCGAGTTTCGCAGGTATCCGATTCGGCGCTAGTGGCACACTTGATGTTCCTCTAACACCAGATAGCAATGCTATTGACACTTGGGCTCAAACGCTTTCAACTGAATCGACTTTTGCATCGTCAGGTTCAAATTTGGACGCTCCTTTGGACCAGCTGCTAATCCAGCTCAAAGCCGCACGAACTCAGCATCCAGATGATGCGCTCATCGTATATTACATATCTGATGGCGAACAGACCAGCACAGAAACAAGACGTTCATTCTCTTCACTACGTCAATACCTTGACGATGCCACTACCGTTGGAGTTGGCTCTAGCGAGGGCGGAAAAATTCCAGTAACCGATAGCACGGGCTCCAGTACAGGCCAGCAATGGGTTATTGATCCAAGCACTAAACAACCCGGTATCTCAAAGATGGACAGCAAGAATTTGAAAGCCATTGCTGACGAAATGAGTGGCAGATACATCGCGTTGGATGCAAACCATACCTTGGCGAATAGCGCATCCGCAGAAGCGTCGAAACAATATCGACTGACAATAACCCCTAAAGAGCGCATTGTCACAGCACCATTAATCTGGCCTTTTGCAATTGCATTGACCATACTCTTGCTTTGGGAGGCTGCTGCATGGTTAGTAACTTCAAGGAGAATGCTATGA
- a CDS encoding vWA domain-containing protein, giving the protein MGIEFDRSLGAVNTSMNALLIWRWPWAMLVAALIALVLLVVVWFRSRRRPLAADPKQDAFSWNISADLHNEEVSRQYRLWTTLKRIAFALLTLAIISSVALIGRPSTVNSEDEQSNTRDIVLCLDVSGSTLPYDREIISTYLDLVSQFQGERIGLSIFNSTSRTVFPLTDDYSLVTKQLSSAKEILGGVQSQDDIDKMSDKQYQQISDWLDGTQNIKDQTSLIGDGLVSCAAMLPGFGYSSSTQNSNSTQRSASIVLATDNVVSGTPQYTLQQALDLAKNAQISVDGIFAGPDASLNDSTTKAMKNQIESDGGVFLSERSGASIDELVREIDTRRGGKSQQASQSSLLDAPGWWVLVISILFIGYAITVWRLRR; this is encoded by the coding sequence ATGGGTATTGAATTTGATAGATCGTTGGGGGCGGTGAACACTTCAATGAATGCTTTATTAATTTGGCGTTGGCCCTGGGCCATGCTGGTAGCAGCTCTGATAGCTTTGGTACTGCTGGTAGTTGTATGGTTCCGTTCTCGGCGACGCCCGCTAGCTGCGGACCCGAAGCAAGATGCATTCAGCTGGAACATCAGCGCTGATCTTCATAACGAAGAAGTCTCTCGTCAATACCGCCTATGGACCACACTAAAGCGGATAGCTTTCGCTCTACTCACTTTGGCAATTATTAGTAGCGTCGCACTCATTGGGCGTCCCTCAACTGTGAATTCAGAAGATGAACAGTCCAACACCCGTGACATTGTGCTCTGCCTAGACGTCTCGGGATCTACACTCCCCTATGACCGCGAAATCATCTCTACCTATTTGGATCTTGTATCTCAGTTCCAAGGTGAGCGAATAGGTCTGAGCATTTTCAATTCCACATCACGCACCGTGTTCCCTTTGACCGATGACTACTCCCTGGTTACTAAACAGCTGTCATCAGCAAAGGAAATACTGGGAGGAGTACAGTCACAAGACGATATCGATAAGATGAGCGACAAACAATATCAACAAATTTCTGATTGGCTCGATGGTACCCAAAACATCAAAGATCAAACCTCGTTGATTGGTGATGGGCTCGTCAGTTGTGCTGCGATGCTCCCTGGATTTGGATACAGCAGCTCAACGCAGAACAGCAATAGCACACAACGCTCTGCTTCTATCGTTTTAGCGACCGACAATGTAGTTTCAGGCACGCCGCAATATACACTCCAACAGGCTCTAGATCTTGCGAAAAATGCTCAAATCAGCGTGGACGGTATTTTTGCCGGACCTGATGCAAGCCTCAATGATTCGACTACTAAAGCAATGAAGAACCAGATCGAGAGTGACGGCGGCGTATTCCTGAGCGAGCGATCAGGTGCGTCTATAGATGAACTCGTCAGGGAGATTGATACCAGACGCGGAGGTAAATCTCAACAGGCTTCACAGTCCAGTCTCCTAGATGCGCCTGGATGGTGGGTGTTGGTAATTTCTATCCTCTTTATAGGGTATGCGATCACTGTTTGGAGGCTTAGACGATGA